TGGTATCGAGTCGTCCCTGGCGTCCTGCCACACGGCCTTCGTCGGTCGCTATGCGATTGAAGGCCATGTACCCGCCGCAGATGTGGAGCGGCTGCTGCGCGAGCACCCGGACGTCGCAGGGTTGACGGCACCTGGTATGCCGAATGGCGCGCCCGGCATGGAAAGCCTCATGCGAGACAAGTACGACGTGCTGGCGTTCCAACGCGATGGTGCCACCAGCAGGTTTGCCACACACCCGTAAATGCCGACACGGTGACGGCCTCGACGCCGTCACCGCGGTTCCACCGACTCCGCCATTCGGCCGTCAACGTGCCGGATGGCGGAGTCGCATTCAGGCCGGCGTTGGCTCGGGCATCGCGGCCGTGGCCGGCAGGCT
The Gemmatimonas sp. UBA7669 genome window above contains:
- a CDS encoding DUF411 domain-containing protein, which gives rise to MQNAGFRVEVHDTTDLAGIKAKAGIESSLASCHTAFVGRYAIEGHVPAADVERLLREHPDVAGLTAPGMPNGAPGMESLMRDKYDVLAFQRDGATSRFATHP